The Onthophagus taurus isolate NC chromosome 2, IU_Otau_3.0, whole genome shotgun sequence genome includes a window with the following:
- the LOC111419397 gene encoding calmodulin, flagellar-like — translation MNFKTTSTTLGLSTISKFTGFKSSYKDSKKVDGLENRIKMWRETFELVAENSEFVATTQLGPMLKSIGFHVDDEELPYIFDQEEMRLGDFLKIAIKKYKQTENERKLKEAFRSFDLDKCGYISAEILRHVMCYMGDQIKEDTTDEILRQFEIDPDDDEVDYLEIVSILSQSRNMIKDFVK, via the exons atgaattttaaaactaCCAGCACAACGTTAGGACTTTCAACAATCTCCAAGTTTACGGGTTTTAAATCAAGTTATAAGGATTCAAA AAAAGTTGATGGATTAGAAAATCGCATAAAAATGTGGAGAGAAACGTTCGAATTAGTGGCGGAAAACTCCGAATTTGTAGCTACCACCCAATTGGGGCCTATGTTAAAATCAATCGGATTTCACGTCGACGATGAAGAATTGCCATATATATTCGATCAAGAAGAAATGCGATTAGgagattttcttaaaatagcgattaagaaatataaacaaactGAAAACGAGCGTAAATTAAAAGAAGCTTTTAGATCGTTTGATTTGGATAAATGTGGGTATATTTCGGCGGAAATTCTTCGACACGTTATGTGTTACATGGGCGATCAAATAAAGGAGGACACTACGGATGAGATTTTAAGACAATTCGAGATTGATCCAGATGATGATGAAGTTGATTATCTAGAAATCGTTTCTATCTTAAGCCAAAGTCGAAATATGATTaaagattttgtaaaataa